The Montipora foliosa isolate CH-2021 chromosome 1, ASM3666993v2, whole genome shotgun sequence genome has a window encoding:
- the LOC138008714 gene encoding uncharacterized protein isoform X1 — translation MTGRWSPGTPIMASPQDPASTGSESMYAMMKSVPGGSIPAVIILFSLRTCTLILFYFLLFSQGLPQYPPLVLCFLSVCLPYRRASFCFLLQYMGGGPEPPLPLGAQEAPLVMNDSNPDMDGLPKDNQNDHNPGTPGDGDGQFGNLLPFSQDNDHCESVAILKIKESMQGEARRFENVDGRTDHQGEFFMQ, via the exons atgACAGGTCGCTGGTCACCAGGCACACCAATAATGGCCAGCCCTCAAG ACCCAGCAAGTACTGGAAGTGAATCCATGTATGCAATGATGAAGTCTGTCCCTGGAGGAAGCATTCCAGcagtaataattttattctctttgcgtacatgtacattaatattattttattttctattgttttcccAAGGATTGCCCCAATACCCACCCTTAGTCCTTTGTTTCCTGTCAGTGTGTTTGCCATACCGTCGtgcaagtttttgttttctgttgcaGTACATGGGAGGTGGTCCTGAACCCCCGCTACCTCTAGGAGCCCAGGAGGCCCCTCTAGTCATGAAT GATTCAAACCCTGATATGGATGGCCTTCCTAAG GATAATCAGAATGATCACAATCCTGGTACCCCTGGGGACGGGGATGGACAGTTTGGCAATTTACTGCCATTCTCACAAGATAAT GATCACTGTGAATCGGTTGCGATCTTAAAGATCAAAGAAAGCATGCAAGGAGAAGCAAGAAGATTTGAAAATGTCGATGGAAGGACGGACCATCAAGGAGAGTTTTTCATGCAATAA
- the LOC138008714 gene encoding uncharacterized protein isoform X2 codes for MTGRWSPGTPIMASPQDPASTGSESMYAMMKSVPGGSIPAVIILFSLRTCTLILFYFLLFSQGLPQYPPLVLCFLSVCLPYRRASFCFLLQYMGGGPEPPLPLGAQEAPLVMNDSNPDMDGLPKDNQNDHNPGTPGDGDGQFGNLLPFSQDNTFPS; via the exons atgACAGGTCGCTGGTCACCAGGCACACCAATAATGGCCAGCCCTCAAG ACCCAGCAAGTACTGGAAGTGAATCCATGTATGCAATGATGAAGTCTGTCCCTGGAGGAAGCATTCCAGcagtaataattttattctctttgcgtacatgtacattaatattattttattttctattgttttcccAAGGATTGCCCCAATACCCACCCTTAGTCCTTTGTTTCCTGTCAGTGTGTTTGCCATACCGTCGtgcaagtttttgttttctgttgcaGTACATGGGAGGTGGTCCTGAACCCCCGCTACCTCTAGGAGCCCAGGAGGCCCCTCTAGTCATGAAT GATTCAAACCCTGATATGGATGGCCTTCCTAAG GATAATCAGAATGATCACAATCCTGGTACCCCTGGGGACGGGGATGGACAGTTTGGCAATTTACTGCCATTCTCACAAGATAAT ACATTTCCAAGTTAG
- the LOC138008714 gene encoding single-stranded DNA-binding protein 3-like isoform X3, giving the protein MTGRWSPGTPIMASPQDPASTGSESMYAMMKSVPGGSIPAYMGGGPEPPLPLGAQEAPLVMNDSNPDMDGLPKDNQNDHNPGTPGDGDGQFGNLLPFSQDNDHCESVAILKIKESMQGEARRFENVDGRTDHQGEFFMQ; this is encoded by the exons atgACAGGTCGCTGGTCACCAGGCACACCAATAATGGCCAGCCCTCAAG ACCCAGCAAGTACTGGAAGTGAATCCATGTATGCAATGATGAAGTCTGTCCCTGGAGGAAGCATTCCAGca TACATGGGAGGTGGTCCTGAACCCCCGCTACCTCTAGGAGCCCAGGAGGCCCCTCTAGTCATGAAT GATTCAAACCCTGATATGGATGGCCTTCCTAAG GATAATCAGAATGATCACAATCCTGGTACCCCTGGGGACGGGGATGGACAGTTTGGCAATTTACTGCCATTCTCACAAGATAAT GATCACTGTGAATCGGTTGCGATCTTAAAGATCAAAGAAAGCATGCAAGGAGAAGCAAGAAGATTTGAAAATGTCGATGGAAGGACGGACCATCAAGGAGAGTTTTTCATGCAATAA
- the LOC138007969 gene encoding uncharacterized protein — protein MRYCAISVSKNNSKKRPDLNFFDFPSDKKLRKKWSTFCRRADKEFQTTANLHICSQHFNTKDIVKTLCGIKKVVNGALPTMFNPQEVPSGTSEREKRMISRRGKRHLRDESDLKFPAKSPRVSSDVALKDHDYIFPCKENKLISSPTEKNINTVNESVSVSCQTDIDQLEMEELVKNVARLKIENKLLRNKVNNKAAMKRELFLDNVLNNDDSVKFYTGLPTLTCLMAMFNILKPLAEKLKYWDSNKGNKVNFQKKPSVKKSGKKRSLTTFQEFILTLVRPRLGLLVQHLSDVFAISKSSVSKVFTTWICFLAITLKDILLIWPAKQSVRKRLPKSFKNYPATRVIIDCTEIFIQKPTSPAAQRATWSEYKGHNTMKTLVGITPSGFFSFVSKLWSGSTSDRKLTQKSGILGLIEEGDHVMADRGFTIRDLLTKRKAYLNMPPFSKKGKQLSRKSLKTTRSIASVRIHVERAIARLKDFRILQGNLPIPLVPLADSILIVCAAFCNLLPPLAK, from the exons ATGAGGTATTGTGCCATTTCCGTGAGCAAAAACAATTCCAAAAAGCGACCGGACCTCAACTTTTTCGATTTTCCGAGCGATAAAAAGCTTCGAAAGAAATGGAGCACCTTTTGCCGGCGAGCTGACAAGGAGTTTCAGACTACGGCGAACTTACACATATGTTCTCAGCATTTCAACACTAAAGACATCGTCAAGACCTTGTGTGGGATAAAAAAGGTAGTAAACGGGGCGCTTCCAACGATGTTCAACCCACAAGAAGTTCCAAGTGGCACAAGTGAACGAGAAAAACGAATGATTTCGCGGAGAGGAAAAAGACATTTAAGGGATGAAAGCGATCTGAAGTTTCCCGCGAAAAGTCCCCGTGTGTCATCTGATGTCGCTTTGAAGGATCACGACTATATTTTTCCGTGTAAGGAAAACAAACTTATCTCTTCGCCAACTGAAAAAAACATAAACACGGTAAACGAGTCTGTATCTGTTTCCTGCCAAACGGACATTGATCAGCTAGAGATGGAGGAACTTGTTAAAAATGTAGCCagattgaaaattgaaaacaaacttcTTCGAAACAAAGTCAACAACAAGGCAGCCATGAAACGGGAACTTTTCCTAGATAACGTGTTAAACAATGACGATTCCGTAAAATTTTATACAGGTCTTCCAACTTTAACTTGTTTGATGGCAATGTTCAATATATTGAAACCTCTGGCTGAGAAACTGAAGTATTGGGACAGTAATAAAGGAAACAAAGTCAACTTTCAAAAGAAACCCTCTGTCAAAAAGAGTGGCAAAAAGAGAAGTCTGACAACTTTTCAAGAATTTATTTTGACGCTAGTGAGACCTCGACTAGGACTACTTGTGCAACACCTATCGGACGTCTTTGCTATTTCTAAATCTTCTGTGAGCAAAGTGTTTACCACCTGGATCTGCTTCCTTGCTATAACCTTGAAAGACATTTTGCTAATTTGGCCTGCAAAGCAATCAGTTCGAAAACGCTTACCTAAGTCCTTTAAAAATTATCCTGCCACCAGGGTTATAATTGATTGCACGGAGATATTTATTCAGAAACCTACCTCCCCTGCTGCCCAGCGAGCTACCTGGAGTGAATACAAAGGCCATAATACCATGAAAACTTTAGTGGGAATAACTCCATCAGGATTCTTCAGTTTTGTGTCCAAACTGTGGAGTGGAAGTACTAGCGACCGAAAACTGACACAGAAGAGTGGAATTTTGGGACTGATTGAGGAAGGAGATCACGTAATGGCAGATAGAGGTTTCACAATTAGAGATCTGCTTACAAAGCGAAAGGCCTACCTAAACATGCCCCCCTTCTCCAAAAAAG GTAAACAACTGTCGAGAAAGTCCCTGAAGACAACAAGATCTATTGCAAGTGTCCGAATTCATGTGGAGAGGGCAATTGCGAGACTGAAAGACTTTCGAATCCTGCAAGGAAACCTCCCTATACCACTTGTACCTCTTGCTGACAGTATATTAATAGTTTGTGCTGCTTTTTGTAATCTTTTACCCCCACTGGCAAAATAG